The window TGAAATATACACGAATGGGGCCTGGAGGGTCCGTTGCCGGGCTGTGGTTTACCATTGGACAACGGGGCCGCAGAAGACGTTGCTTTCGCAACTCCGCTGCGGCCCCGCTTCCGGCTCAGACCGGCAGCCAGCTAGGCGTTCGTCGTGCTCGTAAGAACCCGAAACTCGAGTTTGTCGCCATCGGGCGCGACATCTACTTCGATCTCGTCACCCTTCGCGAACTCGCCCAGGAGAATCTTCTCCGACAGCGGGTCCTCGATATACCGCTGAATAGCCCGCTTCAGCGGCCGGGCACCGAACTTCTCATCGTACCCGTGCTTGACGAGGAACGTCGATGCTGGCGGCGTGAGTCGCAACGTCAACTCCTCGTCCACGAGCCGTTTCTGAACGGCCTTGAGAAGAATGCCTACAATCTGACCAATGTGCTCTTCGGAGAGCGGATGAAACACGATGACATCGTCCAGCCTGTTGAGGAATTCAGGGTTGAACACGTGCGTCATCTCTTCCTTCACTTTCTCTGCAATGCGCTCGAAACTGTTTCGCCCGTCCGAAGCCGCGAAACCCATTGCGCGCCCCTTTGTAATGTCGCGCGCGCCGACGTTCGAAGTCATGATCACGACCGTGTTCTTGAAATCAATGACACGGCCGTAGTTGTCCGTTAGATGCCCTTCGTCCAGAACCTGAAGCAGGATGTTGAAAACATCGGGATGTGCTTTCTCGATTTCATCGAGCAGGACGACGCTGTAGGGCTTGCGACGCACCGCTTTGGTCAGCGTCCCCGAATCCTCATAACCGACATATCCCGGAGGAGCGCCGATGAGACGAGAAACCGAAAACTTTTCCATGTACTCGCTCATGTCGACGCGGATCAAGGCAGACGGGTCGGCGAACAGAAACTTTGCCAACGCCCGCGCCAGCTCTGTCTTGCCGACACCGGTCGGCCCCGAGAAGATGAACGAGCCAATCGGCCGGTCGGGGTCTTTCAGCCCAGCCCTGCTGCGACGAATCGACCGAGCCAGCGCCTTGATTGCCTCTTCCTGTGCGACAACCGAGGCATGCAGTTCTTCTTCCATCCGCAGCAGCCGCGCAGTCTCCGCTTCCTGAAGTCTCATTACCGGAATCCCGGTCCACCGGCTGACAATAAAGGAAACCTCTTCCTCACCGAGCACTGGACGATGCGACTGGCGGTGCTGTTCCCATTCTTCCTGCTTGCGGCGGATATCTCCCTGCAGTTCGCGTTCGCGATCGCGCAGCGATGCCGCGCGCTCGAAATTCTGATCGCGAACCGCAGCTTCCTTCTCGGTGTTCACACCGTCGAGCAACGCTTTCAGCGCCGTCACTTCCGGAGGAGGTGCCTGTGTGGCAAGGCGCGCACGCGCACCAGCTTCGTCGATCACGTCAATTGCCTTGTCCGGCAGAAAACGGTCGGTGATGTAGCGCTCCGACATTTTTGCAGCGGCCACCAGCGTGGTGTCAGGGATCGTGACCTTGTGATGATCTTCGTACTTGACTCTCAGACCCTTGAGAATCTCGACTGTCTCGTCGACCGAAGGCGGCTCCACGATGACAGTCTGGAACCGGCGCTCGAGTGCCCCGTCTTTTTCGATGTATTTGCGGTATTCGTTGAGTGTCGACGCTCCTACACATTGCAGCTCGCCACGTGCAAGCGCGGGCTTGAGCATGTTGCTCGCATCGATCGCGCCTTCGGCGGCACCCGCGCCGACAAGCGTATGCAATTCATCGATGAACAGAATGATGTTCTTGTTCTGCGCAATCTCATTCATGACCGCTTTCAGACGCTCCTCGAACTGGCCCCGATACTTCGTGCCGGCGATGACAGCCGCCATGTCGAGTGACAGCACGCGGTGTTCGCGCAGACTGTCCGGGCATTCGCCATTCGCGATGAGCTGCGCCAGGCCCTCCACAATCGCAGTCTTGCCGACACCCGGCTCGCCGATCAGCACCGGGTTGTTCTTCTTGCGTCGTGTGAGAATTTCCATCACTCGCTCGATCTCCTTGGCCCGCCCGATTGTCGGATCGAGCTGAGCTTCTGCCGCGAGCTGGGTCAGATCGCGGCAGAAGTGATCGAGCGCAGGTGTCTTGGATTTCTTGTCGCCTTTCGCGGCAGGCGCGGTCGCTGACGCCGATGCCGGTGCCCCAGCGGGGTTGCCGCCGGATGGCATGTCGGTGCCCAACAGACGAAGTGTCTCGGTACGGGCGGCGTCGAGGTTGATGCCCGCATCCGTCAACACCTGGGCGGCAATCCCCTTCTCTTCGCGCAGCAGGCCCAGCAAGAGATGCTCGGTGCCGACATAGTTGTGTGTCAGATCGCGAGCCTCTGCCATCGCCAGCTCGAGCACTTTCTTTGCTCGCGACGTATAGGGCAGATCGGGTCCGGTGGCCGCAGCGGCTTTTCCTTTCTTCACCGTGTCTTCGATTTTCTGCTGAATCTCGTCGAGGTCGACGCTGAGATTTTGGAGGACGGCCGCAGCCACCCCTTCACCTTCCCTGATCAGGCCAAGCAGGATGTGCTCGGTTCCCACGTATTCATGACGGAGCCGTTCTGCTTCTTCCCGCGCCATCGCGAGAACCTTACGAACGCGCTCCGTGAAGTTGTAGCCATTCATCGTGTAAACCCCGTGTCACTTGCCAGAATGCCCCGCACGAATCGCGCACGGGCAAGATCAGCTTCGCTCGCGGTCAACTCGCGTCCTTCGGCGTGTGCCAGGTGCGCGGATTGACTGAAGATCAGGAGCTTGTTGAGGGTATATACACTCAGATCGGTGATCAGTTTCAGGCCGACTGCAAGTCGAACACTGCTGAGATAACTCATCAACTCATCGAACGTGAGACTGCGCGCATAACGCAAGGTCCCGTACGCTCGCCAGAGCTTGTCTTCGATAATATAACCCGCGTCCCGCAACAGCACCCGCCTCGATTCCTCCTCTCGCTCGATCACATGCGTGACGACTCTGGTGAGGTAATCCAGCAGCTCTCCCTCGCTTCGGCCAAGGGTAGTCTGATTGGAAATTTGAAAGAAATTTCCTACAACCTCGCTACCCTCGCCATAAAGCCCGCGATAAGTGAGCCCGACCTGCTGAAGTCCAGCGAGAACTTTCCCGATCTCCTTGGTAAGCACGAGTCCGGGCAGATGAATCAGCACGGAAGCTCTCAGCCCGGTTCCAACATTTGTCGGGCACGCGGTGAGAAATCCAAATTCCCGGTGAAACGCATACGGCACCCGCTCACCCATTTCAGTGTCGAGAGCCTGGATAGCCGCGAACGCATCGGCAATGTGAAGCCCGGACTGGATGGACTGGAGGCGCAAATGATCCTCCTCGTTGATCATAATGCTCGTCCCGCGCGTGAGATGCACGGCGGCACCACTTCGCACAGGGCGCTGCGGATCGAGGCCGGCGAGCTCCCGGCTCACGAGATGGCGTTCATGAAGAAGCAGCCGGTCATCAGGCGGAAGCTCGTCGACACGGAGCAGCACACCGTGGCGCAACTGGCGAATTTCTCCCATCGCCTGCCCCACTTGCGCCAGTACACGCAGTCTCTCACCGTCTCGCGCACGACCCGCGAACGCATAGCCCTCGAGGTTTCGCGCAAGGCGAACCCGGGTCGAGATGACGATGTCTGCACTTTCGCCCGATGCGTCGAGCCAGCCAACGCCTCCATCCGGCAGCAGTGAAAGGTCCAGCATCAACCGAGCCCGCGAAGGCGGTCCCTGATATCGGCTGCAAGCTCGAACTGCTCCGAATCTATAGCCCGTCGCAATCTGTCCTTCAACTCGTTAGCCGTGCCACCGTCGGGCAGCTTGTTGGTCGCCGGTGGCTCGTAGCTTCTGCCGTTGTGCCGCGCGTTACCATGCACCCGCCGAAGGAGATCGCGCATGCTTTTCTCGAAAGCATCGTAGCAGTGTGCACATCCAAGGCGGCCTGTCGACCGGAAGTCGCGAAAAGTGGAGGAACAGAACGCACAGCGCGCTGCGTCACCCTGGGTTGCCTGCATCTGCTGATGCACGCTCTGGAGAAAGTCAGCAACCTGCGGCTTCGCGCTCGCCGTCGCGGTTTCCACGCCTCGTTCAGCCGCGCAACGCTCGCAGAGGTGCAACAGGCGAACACCTGTTCCCTCGATTTCCGTCAGTTGCACGACCGCGTCTCCTTCGTTGCACACATCGCAAACCATGTTGCTACCCCCCCCCAACTCATTCACGCACGGCAACGGTGAACAGTCACATCAAACTATCACACCGTCCACCTGAGTTTCCGACAGCTTTCCTGCCTCCAGCAACAGGACGCGGCTGGCACGCGCAGCAAGCGCCCTGTTATGAGTCACGACGATCATCGCAATCTCGAGGTCATTTACAACTTCCAGGAGAAGATCGTGCAGCATCTCGCCGTTCGCGAGATCGAGATTTCCCGACGGCTCGTCCGCAAGCACGACGCGTGGATCGGTTGCCAGCGATCTGGCCACCGCCGTTCGCTGCTGCTCGCCCCCGGAAAGTTCCGATGGCCGGTGATGCATCCTGCCGCTGAGCCCCACCCGTGCGAGCAGTTCTTCGGCACGGCTGCGCGCGGCTCGTATATCCTTACCGGCGATGCGGAGGGGCATCATCACATTCTCGAGCGCCGTGAATTCGCGAAGCAAATGATGGAACTGAAACACAAATCCCACCGACCGGTTCCGGAGCTCCGCAAGTTGCAATTCGCTGAGGCCATTGACAGGCTCCCCGCCGATGACCACGTACCCGCGCGACGGCCTGTCGAGCGCACCGAGCACATGAAGCAATGTGCTCTTGCCCGCCCCGCTCGCTCCGACTATCGCCACCATCTCGCCCGGATTGACACTAAGGTCGACGCCGCTCAGCACACTGATCGCAACGCCGTCGCCGCCGGTATATGTCTTGTGAAGATCGTGCGCTTCCAGAATGATCATCGTGTCACTCGTGACGGATCGCGTCGATAGGGTACAACCGTGATGCCTGTATAGCCGGATAAAGCGTGGCCGCAGCCGCTGTCAACACGCTGGCAAGAACTATCCAGGCCACATCGACGGACTGGATTGCGACCGGCAGATGATCGATGAAATAAATGGCGGGATCGAGCGGAATGATCTTGTACTTCTCAAGTGCAATTGCCCCGGAAAGGCCAATAATCAGACCGAGCAGCGTACCTACGCCTCCGATGACGATCCCCTGCGCCAGAAAAACCCGCCGGATCGACCGGGATGGAAGTCCCATCGCCTTCAGAATCCCGATCTCGCGCGTCTTGTCGGTCACTACCATCGTAAGTGTGCTCACGATGTTGAAAGCAGCGACGATCACTATCAGGAGGAGAATCACCCCCATCCCCATCTTTTCGAGCTTCAGCGCCTGGAACAGCGACTTGTTCTGTTCCTGCCAGTCCATCGTCCGATACGGCCAGCCAAGCGCGCTTGTGATGCGCTCGGCGATCTTGTTGGCTTCCCAGCGATCCGTGGTCTTGACTTCGATTCCCGTGACCCCTGTACCGAGGGCAGCGAAATCCTGCGCCTTGTCGAGCGCGATGAATACGTATGCATTGTCGTACTCATACATTCCGGTTTCGACGATCCCCGTGACTTCGAACTGGAACACTCGCGGCACAAAGCCGCCGGTCACCGCGTTGGCCTTGACGCCGGCGATCGATATCAGGTTGATCTTGTCACCCGGCCAGGCGTTGAAGCGTGCCGCCAGAAGCTTGCCAAGGACGATCCCGTTGCCTTTCCCATCGCTGCTGGCAAACCTGAAGTCGCCCGAGGTGGCGTGCCGACGAATGCTCGTGACCTCAACGGCGTCGCGCCCCCCGGGTGGGATGCCCTGAACGTACGCGGCGCCAGCATAGTCATGCCCGGCGTTCATTCCGCCCTCAACGAGTACGAACGGTGCCGCGGAGACAACGCCCTTCTGCTGCTTCACCCTGCCGAGGATCTGCTGCCAGTCTGTAATCTTGAGATCATCGCCATAGCTGAGCACACGGATATCCGGGCTTCCGACCAGGATCTTCTCGCGCAAGTCGCGCTGGAGGCCGTTCATGACGCCCATGATCAGAATCAGGGCACTCACACCTACCAGCACTCCTCCGATCGCGATCACACTGATCAGCGAAAGCAGGCTCGAGCCGCGGCGGCTCCGCAGGTAGCGCCAGGCAATCGATAACTCGAGTTTGTTCACTCAGGCCTCATCGTTGGGAACAATATCACGTCGCGTATGCTGGCGGTGCCGGTCATGTGCATGAACAATCTGTCGACACCGATCCCAACTCCCCCCATCGGTGGCATTCCGTACTCCATTGCACGCAAATAGTCCTCGTCCACTCCACTCGCTTCCAGATCGCCCGCATCCCGGAGCGCCGCCTGTAATTCGAAGCGGCGACGCTGGTCGACGGGGTCGTTCAACTCGCTGAACGCGTTCGCCATCTCACGTCCATTTGCGAACAGCTCGAATCGCTCGGCGAGTAGCGGGTTGCCGCGCTTGGGTTTTGCGAGCGGTGAAAGCTCCATCGGATAATCCACCACGAACGTCGGTTCCACAATCGCCGACTCTACCAGCGACTGAAATATTTCATCGAGGGCCTTCGGCCGGCTGAGGGTCTCAGGATGGGCGACTCCACTTCGGCGCGCCACTTCCCGAAGTGCCGCGTCGTCGAGCGACATTACATCTACCCCTGCGGCGCGATTAAGAGACGGGACCCATTCCATCCGCGGAAAGGGCGCCGACACCGCGGGCACGGCGGTGCCGACAACCGGCATTCCGCTCAAAGCTCGGGATACCGCAGCGAAAAGCGACTCGACACGGCCCATCATGGCCTCGTAATCAGCGTACGCTTCGTAAAACTCGAGCATCGTGAATTCAGGATTATGCGTACGGTCAATCCCTTCGTTTCTGAAATCGTGGCCGATCTCGTAGACGCGCTCAAAACCGCCCACTACCAGCCGCTTAAGATATAGCTCGTCGG of the Gemmatimonadaceae bacterium genome contains:
- a CDS encoding ABC transporter permease yields the protein MNKLELSIAWRYLRSRRGSSLLSLISVIAIGGVLVGVSALILIMGVMNGLQRDLREKILVGSPDIRVLSYGDDLKITDWQQILGRVKQQKGVVSAAPFVLVEGGMNAGHDYAGAAYVQGIPPGGRDAVEVTSIRRHATSGDFRFASSDGKGNGIVLGKLLAARFNAWPGDKINLISIAGVKANAVTGGFVPRVFQFEVTGIVETGMYEYDNAYVFIALDKAQDFAALGTGVTGIEVKTTDRWEANKIAERITSALGWPYRTMDWQEQNKSLFQALKLEKMGMGVILLLIVIVAAFNIVSTLTMVVTDKTREIGILKAMGLPSRSIRRVFLAQGIVIGGVGTLLGLIIGLSGAIALEKYKIIPLDPAIYFIDHLPVAIQSVDVAWIVLASVLTAAAATLYPAIQASRLYPIDAIRHE
- a CDS encoding ATP-dependent Clp protease ATP-binding subunit, whose amino-acid sequence is MNGYNFTERVRKVLAMAREEAERLRHEYVGTEHILLGLIREGEGVAAAVLQNLSVDLDEIQQKIEDTVKKGKAAAATGPDLPYTSRAKKVLELAMAEARDLTHNYVGTEHLLLGLLREEKGIAAQVLTDAGINLDAARTETLRLLGTDMPSGGNPAGAPASASATAPAAKGDKKSKTPALDHFCRDLTQLAAEAQLDPTIGRAKEIERVMEILTRRKKNNPVLIGEPGVGKTAIVEGLAQLIANGECPDSLREHRVLSLDMAAVIAGTKYRGQFEERLKAVMNEIAQNKNIILFIDELHTLVGAGAAEGAIDASNMLKPALARGELQCVGASTLNEYRKYIEKDGALERRFQTVIVEPPSVDETVEILKGLRVKYEDHHKVTIPDTTLVAAAKMSERYITDRFLPDKAIDVIDEAGARARLATQAPPPEVTALKALLDGVNTEKEAAVRDQNFERAASLRDRERELQGDIRRKQEEWEQHRQSHRPVLGEEEVSFIVSRWTGIPVMRLQEAETARLLRMEEELHASVVAQEEAIKALARSIRRSRAGLKDPDRPIGSFIFSGPTGVGKTELARALAKFLFADPSALIRVDMSEYMEKFSVSRLIGAPPGYVGYEDSGTLTKAVRRKPYSVVLLDEIEKAHPDVFNILLQVLDEGHLTDNYGRVIDFKNTVVIMTSNVGARDITKGRAMGFAASDGRNSFERIAEKVKEEMTHVFNPEFLNRLDDVIVFHPLSEEHIGQIVGILLKAVQKRLVDEELTLRLTPPASTFLVKHGYDEKFGARPLKRAIQRYIEDPLSEKILLGEFAKGDEIEVDVAPDGDKLEFRVLTSTTNA
- a CDS encoding ABC transporter ATP-binding protein, with product MIILEAHDLHKTYTGGDGVAISVLSGVDLSVNPGEMVAIVGASGAGKSTLLHVLGALDRPSRGYVVIGGEPVNGLSELQLAELRNRSVGFVFQFHHLLREFTALENVMMPLRIAGKDIRAARSRAEELLARVGLSGRMHHRPSELSGGEQQRTAVARSLATDPRVVLADEPSGNLDLANGEMLHDLLLEVVNDLEIAMIVVTHNRALAARASRVLLLEAGKLSETQVDGVIV
- a CDS encoding protein arginine kinase, which translates into the protein MLDLSLLPDGGVGWLDASGESADIVISTRVRLARNLEGYAFAGRARDGERLRVLAQVGQAMGEIRQLRHGVLLRVDELPPDDRLLLHERHLVSRELAGLDPQRPVRSGAAVHLTRGTSIMINEEDHLRLQSIQSGLHIADAFAAIQALDTEMGERVPYAFHREFGFLTACPTNVGTGLRASVLIHLPGLVLTKEIGKVLAGLQQVGLTYRGLYGEGSEVVGNFFQISNQTTLGRSEGELLDYLTRVVTHVIEREEESRRVLLRDAGYIIEDKLWRAYGTLRYARSLTFDELMSYLSSVRLAVGLKLITDLSVYTLNKLLIFSQSAHLAHAEGRELTASEADLARARFVRGILASDTGFTR
- the lysS gene encoding lysine--tRNA ligase; amino-acid sequence: MSDDMNFVLKARREKLAALEEAGVVPFGYSYPRKHSAVEAIAQLGDRDDGPEVTLAGRIVAWRAHGKTVFAHLADSSGRIQLYFRKDELGPERFGLLANFDLGDIVGVKGGLFRTRTGEGTVRVDTFDMLAKSIRPLPFGKEEIVAGQLIRHSGFSDPEQRYRQRYADLAVHPEVRSLFVARSRMITTIRTFLDDLGFLEVETPVLQPLYGGAAARPFATHHNALDTPLFLRIADELYLKRLVVGGFERVYEIGHDFRNEGIDRTHNPEFTMLEFYEAYADYEAMMGRVESLFAAVSRALSGMPVVGTAVPAVSAPFPRMEWVPSLNRAAGVDVMSLDDAALREVARRSGVAHPETLSRPKALDEIFQSLVESAIVEPTFVVDYPMELSPLAKPKRGNPLLAERFELFANGREMANAFSELNDPVDQRRRFELQAALRDAGDLEASGVDEDYLRAMEYGMPPMGGVGIGVDRLFMHMTGTASIRDVILFPTMRPE
- a CDS encoding UvrB/UvrC motif-containing protein, encoding MQLTEIEGTGVRLLHLCERCAAERGVETATASAKPQVADFLQSVHQQMQATQGDAARCAFCSSTFRDFRSTGRLGCAHCYDAFEKSMRDLLRRVHGNARHNGRSYEPPATNKLPDGGTANELKDRLRRAIDSEQFELAADIRDRLRGLG